A segment of the Streptomyces pactum genome:
TCCGGAAGGGCGTCCGGACGGGCGTAGGTGCGGCCCTTCCAGGCCGCACCGCGCCCCCGGTAGTGCCGCACCGCCGAGTCGACCGTCATCAGGAGGTACAGGAACGCGGTGAACGGCAGCAGCGGGGCCAGCCACAGCGGCTGCCGGTAGTAGCGCAGCATCGGCACGTACGTCCCCGCCATCACCAGCCAGGCGCCACCGCCGAGGACGGCCGCCGCCGCACTCCCCGTCGCCGCGCCCACGACCACCGACACCGGCGGCACGAGGTACACCAGGGCCAGGCCGACGACCGTCGCGGCGAGCACCAGCGGGTTGTGCCGCAGTTGCGCGTACGCGCTGCGCGCCACCATCCGCCACAGGTCGTGCAGCCGCGGATACGGCCGCACACTGTCCACCCGGTCGGCCAGGCCCAGCCAGACGCGCCCGCCGCCGCCCTTGACCGCTCGGGCGAGGGCCACGTCGTCGATGACGGCGTGCCGGATGGCCTCCGGGATCCGCGCCCGCTCGGCGGTCTCCGCGCGCAGCAGCACACAGCCGCCCGCCGCTGCCGCCGTCCGCGTGTCCCTCGAGCCGATCCACCTGAAGGGGTACAACTGGGCGAAGAAGTAGACGAAGGCCGGCACCACGAGCCGCTCCCACACGCTCTCCACCCGCAGTCGGGCCATCTGCGAGACGACGTCGAAGCCGCCGGTGCGGGCGGCCGCCACCAGCCGGCGCAGGCTGTCCGGCGCGTGGGCGATGTCGGCGTCCGTCAGCAGCAGGTACTCGGGCTCATGCGCGCGTGCCAGGTCGATGCCGTGCCGCACCGCCCACAGCTTGCCCGTCCAGCCGTCGGGCGGCTCCCCCGGCGAGGCCACGGTGAGGGGCAGACCCTCCTGCCGCCGGGCCAGCTCGCACGCCAGCCCGCCCGTGCCGTCCGTGCTGCCGTCGTCGATCAGGAAGACCTCCGCCCGCCCCGGATAGTCCTGGGCGAGCAGCGACGGCAGGCTGCCGGGCAGGACCGCCGCCTCGTCGCGCGCCGGGACGACGACGCACACGGAGGGCCAGGCGCCGGGCTCCTCCCGGGCCGGCAACCCGACGTCCGTACGCCAGAAGAAGCCCCGGGCGAGCAGCAGCCACAGCCAGGAGGCGAGGGACAGGGCGGACACGAAGGTCACGACGGTCATGGGCGAAGTCCACGCATCGGCGCTCACGTGCGCAGTCTGCCCCACGGCACCGGCCCGCGGCGGCGCATCGTCTATGGTGGCCGGGTGAAGATCGCGCTCATGGACTCCGGAATCGGTCTGCTGGCGGCCACCGCCGCGGTACGGCGCCTGCGACCGGACGCCGATCTCATCCTGTCCCTGGACCCCGACGGCATGCCCTGGGGCCCGCGTACCCCCGAGGACCTGACCGCGCGGGCCGTGGCCGTGGCCGAGGCCGCCGCCGCGCACCGCCCGGACGCCCTGATCGTCGGCTGCAACACCGCCACCGTGCACGCACTGCCCGCGCTGCGCGCCCGGCTGGAGCCCGCACTGCCGGTCATCGGCACCGTCCCGGCGATCAAGCCCGCCGCGGCCGGCGGCGGACCCGTGGCGATCTGGGCGACACCCGCCACCACCGGCAGCTCCTACCAGCGCGGTCTCATCGAGGACTACGCCGGCGACGCGACGGTCACCGAGGTGCCGTGCCCCGGGCTCGCCGACGCCGTCGAGCACGCGGACGAGACCGCGATCACCGCGGCCGTCGCCGCCGCGGCCGCCCTGACACCCGACGCGGTGACGACCGTCGTCCTGGGCTGCACCCATTACGAACTGGTCGCCGAACGCATCCGTGCCGCCGTTCAGCGCCCCGGCGCCCCGCGCCTCGTCCTGCACGGCTCCGCCGGTGCGGTCGCCGCCCAGGCACTGCGCCGGATCGGCGCCCGCCCGGACCCCGGCGCCCCGGCCGAGGGCACGCTCACCGTCCTGCTGAGCGGACGGGAGGGCACGCTGCCCGCGCCCGCGCTGGCCTACGCCGAGGGCCGGCTCCTGCGCGCGGTCACACCCGCCCGCTGACCGGCGGGCCCGCCCGGTCGGCCCAGTCACCCTGTGCGACGAGGTACCCGCACAGCGAAACATGAGTAACCTCGTATCCATGAGGCATCGCCGCGGCGAGAGCACCCCACAGCCGGACGTCTGGACCGGACGTGCCACCAACCGGGTCCAGTGGTTCCTGGCGCTCATCGGCGCCGCCTGCATGGCGCTCGGCATCGCGCTGGCCGTCGAATCGGCCTGGGAGTCCGGCGTCGCCCCGCTCGCCATGGCGGTCGTCGGCTGCATCGCGGCGGGACTGCTGGTGCTCTTCGGCACGCTGGCGTTCGTGCACGTCGCGCTGAGAGTCGACGAGGAATGCCTCGAGGTGCGCTGCGGCCACATCGGCCTGCCCCGTCGC
Coding sequences within it:
- a CDS encoding glutamate racemase; translation: MKIALMDSGIGLLAATAAVRRLRPDADLILSLDPDGMPWGPRTPEDLTARAVAVAEAAAAHRPDALIVGCNTATVHALPALRARLEPALPVIGTVPAIKPAAAGGGPVAIWATPATTGSSYQRGLIEDYAGDATVTEVPCPGLADAVEHADETAITAAVAAAAALTPDAVTTVVLGCTHYELVAERIRAAVQRPGAPRLVLHGSAGAVAAQALRRIGARPDPGAPAEGTLTVLLSGREGTLPAPALAYAEGRLLRAVTPAR
- a CDS encoding glycosyltransferase, producing MTVVTFVSALSLASWLWLLLARGFFWRTDVGLPAREEPGAWPSVCVVVPARDEAAVLPGSLPSLLAQDYPGRAEVFLIDDGSTDGTGGLACELARRQEGLPLTVASPGEPPDGWTGKLWAVRHGIDLARAHEPEYLLLTDADIAHAPDSLRRLVAAARTGGFDVVSQMARLRVESVWERLVVPAFVYFFAQLYPFRWIGSRDTRTAAAAGGCVLLRAETAERARIPEAIRHAVIDDVALARAVKGGGGRVWLGLADRVDSVRPYPRLHDLWRMVARSAYAQLRHNPLVLAATVVGLALVYLVPPVSVVVGAATGSAAAAVLGGGAWLVMAGTYVPMLRYYRQPLWLAPLLPFTAFLYLLMTVDSAVRHYRGRGAAWKGRTYARPDALPDEG